One segment of Ipomoea triloba cultivar NCNSP0323 chromosome 12, ASM357664v1 DNA contains the following:
- the LOC115999345 gene encoding uncharacterized protein LOC115999345, which yields MARSEIETNPMTEIKIKLIGKRTKDARTYNLPQVGEVAALIVGDIDPNMGQRDILVESKAGHFQRISELNPAYLPLQYPLLFPYGEDEYREDIQFAEVDGRSAAGRNRISPREYFSFRLQDKVYEMSTLLYARRLFQQFLVDAYTMIESGRLVYIRTHQKSLRCESYKCLTDALTRGEVDPTAQGKRIILPSSFTGGARYMVQNYQDAMAICRWIGYPSLFITFTCNPKWPEIERFLQARRLKAEDRPDIICRVFKMKLNALIKELRKDNIFGSVLAVIYTIEFQKRGLPHAHILLFLAKSHSASTPRDIDMMISAEVPSDLCDPEYYKAVEEFMMHGPCGSARKSSPCMVNGRCSKFYPKKFVEKSTLDEDGYPIYRRSDNGRTITKNGIELDSRYVVPHNRYLLLKYRAHINVEWCNQSRSIKYLFKYVNKGNDRVTAEFYNSAAEKGTGKEIDEIKMYYDCRYISPCEAAWRIFAFDIQFRNPSVERLSFHLPNEQSIIFDDDDVVGDVVNRPTVAHSMFTAWFEANLKYTQARQLTYAEMPTKFVWKKDKREWNPRQRKWAIGRIFYVPPNCGELFYLRCLLNMVRGPTCFDDIKTVDGVQYNSFRDACYARGLIEDDKEYVDAITEAALWSSSHSLRKLFVTLLTSNSMAKPENVWEVVRQYLSDDAEFNARRNLNIPDLILNEAQKYNFALIEVEKLLNTWNKSLADYPPMPIPNRSNDWFLGNRLLYEEMAYDREALKQEHESLVSKLTDEQLSIYKKVIQDVQSNKGGLFFVYGYGGTGKTFLWRTMSAALRSKGEVVLNVASSGIASLLLPGGRTAHSRFAIPISINEDSTCNIKQGSPLAELIVKAKMIIWDEAPMMHKHCFEALDRTMRDLMRFSHSKSSEMTFGGKTVVLGGDFRQILPVIPKGTRQDIVQASINSSYLWNNCEVLRLTKNLRLRGITIGEEVEKLETFANWIADLGDGKLGQNNDGECNIVIPSQFVLQNEGDPIKEIVDTTFPSYCSGEMDPKHLESRAILAPTLDVVDHVNEYMNNMNQASSKTYLSCDSVCKSDTNANMLSEVHTTEFLNSLRCSGVPNHSLTLKVGSPIMLLRNIDHSLGLCNGTRLIVTKLGNHVIEAQILCGNNAGTNVLIPRLTLTPSDPRLPFKFQRKQFPVMLSYAMTINKSQGQTLSHVGLLLKKPVFNHGQLYVAVSRVSNPDGLKVLICGESRGFLNTTQNVVYKEIFNNL from the exons ATGGCGAGATCAGAGATTGAAACTAATCCCATGACTGAGATTAAGATCAAACTTATTGGAAAGAGGACTAAAGATGCAAGGACATATAACTTGCCCCAAGTTGGAGAAGTTGCTGCATTGATTGTGGGAGATATAGATCCAAACATGGGGCAACGTGATATCTTGGTAGAATCAAAGGCTGGTCATTTTCAAAGAATCAGTGAATTAAATCCTGCATATCTCCCACTTCAGTATCCATTGCTCTTTCCATATGGTGAAGACGAGTATAGAGAGGACATTCAATTTGCAGAAGTTGATGGTAGAAGTGCAGCAGGGAGAAATCGCATTAGTCCCagagaatatttttcttttcgcCTACAGGATAAAGTGTATGAAATGTCAACATTGTTGTATGCTAGAAGgttatttcaacaatttctggTGGATGCATATACTATGATTGAATCAGGGCGCTTAGTATACATTAGGACTCACCAGAAATCCCTTCGATGTGAGTCATATAAATGTTTGACTGATGCATTAACACGTGGAGAAGTAGATCCTACGGCCCAAGGAAAGCGAATCATTTTGCCATCGAGTTTTACTGGAGGCGCAAGATATATGGTTCAGAATTACCAAGATGCGATGGCAATTTGCAGATGGATTGGGTATCCAAGTCTTTTTATTACATTCACATGTAACCCCAAGTGGCCGGAGATTGAAAGATTTTTACAAGCAAGGAGATTAAAGGCTGAGGATAGGCCAGATATTATATGTCGTGTTTTTAAGATGAAGTTAAATGCACTTATAAAAGAGCTTCGGAAAGATAACATTTTTGGATCTGTTTTAGcag TTATCTACACAATTGAATTCCAAAAAAGGGGGTTACCACATGCTCACATATTACTATTTCTGGCCAAAAGTCATTCTGCTTCGACTCCGAGAGATATTGACATGATGATATCTGCTGAGGTACCAAGTGACTTGTGTGATCCTGAGTATTACAAAGCTGTAGAAGAATTTATGATGCACGGACCCTGTGGTTCAGCGAGGAAGAGTTCACCTTGCATGGTGAATGGTAGATGCTCTAAATTCTACCCAAAGAAATTTGTTGAGAAGTCCACTTTGGATGAAGATGGCTACCCTATTTATCGTAGGAGCGATAATGGTCGTACCATAACAAAGAATGGCATTGAGCTTGATAGTAGATATGTTGTTCCACACAACAGGTATTTGTTGCTGAAGTATAGGGCGCATATTAATGTTGAATGGTGTAATCAGTCCCGATCAATTAAGTACTTATTCAAGTACGTCAACAAAGGCAACGATAGGGTTACAGCTGAATTCTACAATAGTGCGGCAGAAAAAGGTACTGGAAAGGAGATAGATGAAATAAAGATGTACTATGATTGTAGGTATATTTCACCATGTGAGGCCGCTTGGAGGATATTTGCATTTGATATACAATTTAGGAATCCTTCTGTTGAGCGATTGAGTTTTCATCTACCAAATGAGCAATCTATcatatttgatgatgatgatgtggtCGGCGATGTTGTCAACCGTCCAACAGTCGCACACAGTATGTTCACTGCATGGTTTGAGGCTAACCTCAAATACACTCAGGCCCGACAATTGACGTATGCAGAAATGCCAACGaaatttgtttggaaaaaagataaaagagaaTGGAATCCTAGGCAAAGGAAGTGGGCAATCGGTCGTATTTTCTATGTTCCACCCAATTGTGGCGAACTCTTTTATCTTAGATGTCTTCTAAACATGGTTCGTGGACCGACTTGCTTTGATGATATCAAAACGGTGGATGGTGTGCAATATAATTCATTTAGAGATGCATGTTATGCACGTGGTTTAATTGAGGATGATAAAGAATATGTTGATGCAATAACTGAAGCAGCATTGTGGTCTTCTTCCCATTCTTTGAGGAAATTGTTTGTTACATTATTGACCTCAAACTCAATGGCCAAGCCAGAAAATGTATGGGAAGTTGTTCGGCAGTACCTATCAGACGATGCTGAATTCAATGCTAGAAGAAATTTAAATATTCCAG ATTTAATCctcaatgaagcccaaaaatacaattttgctTTGATTGAAGTTGAAAAGTTGTTGAATACTTGGAACAAGTCATTAGCAGATTATCCACCCATGCCAATACCAAATAGAAGTAATGACTGGTTTTTAGGTAATCGGTTGTTGTACGAGGAAATGGCATATGACCGAGAAGCTTTAAAACAAGAACATGAAAGTTTGGTTTCAAAACTAACTGATGAACAGTTATCAATCTACAAAAAAGTTATTCAAGATGTTCAATCAAATAAAGGTGGGTTGTTTTTTGTTTACGGATATGGTGGCACAGGGAAAACATTTTTATGGAGGACAATGTCAGCTGCTTTAAGATCCAAGGGTGAAGTTGTTTTAAATGTGGCATCAAGCGGTATAGCTTCTTTACTACTACCTGGTGGGAGGACTGCACACTCAAGGTTTGCTATACCCATTTCTATTAATGAAGACTCCACTTGCAACATTAAGCAAGGTAGTCCACTTGCTGAATTAATTGTAAAAGCAAAGATGATCATTTGGGACGAAGCTCctatgatgcacaaacattgttttgaagCATTAGATAGAACAATGAGAGACTTAATGCGTTTCTCACATTCAAAAAGTTCAGAAATGACATTTGGTGGAAAAACAGTTGTCCTCGGTGGTGATTTTAGACAAATACTTCCGGTTATTCCGAAAGGCACAAGACAAGATATAGTACAAGCCAGTATTAATTCGTCTTACTTGTGGAACAATTGTGAAGTTCTTCGTTTAACCAAGAATTTGCGTTTGCGTGGTATTACAATTGGAGAAGAGGTTGAGAAGTTAGAGACTTTTGCAAATTGGATTGCTGATTTAGGCGATGGAAAGTTAGGTCAAAACAATGACGGTGAGTGCAATATAGTTATTCCGTCTCAGTTTGTATTGCAAAACGAAGGTGACCCCATCAAAGAAATTGTTGATACCACATTTCCTTCGTACTGCAGTGGGGAAATGGATCCTAAACATCTTGAGTCAAGAGCTATATTGGCTCCAACATTAGATGTTGTTGATCATGTCAATGAATACATGAACAATATGAATCAAGCATCTTCTAAGACATATTTGAGTTGTGATTCGGTGTGCAAGTCAGACACAAAtgctaatatgttatctgaagTACACACCACTGAATTTCTTAATAGTTTGAGGTGTTCAGGTGTTCCAAACCATTCTTTAACATTAAAGGTTGGATCTCCAATTATGCTTTTGAGGAATATAGACCACTCATTGGGCCTTTGTAACGGCACACGGTTGATCGTTACAAAATTAGGCAACCATGTGATCGAAGCTCAAATCCTATGTGGAAACAATGCAGGTACAAATGTTCTTATCCCACGATTGACATTGACTCCTTCAGACCCAAGacttccttttaaatttcaaaggaaGCAATTTCCAGTTATGTTGTCATACGCAATGACAATCAACAAGAGTCAAGGACAGACGTTATCACATGTCGGACTTTTACTAAAAAAACCCGTCTTTAACCATGGCCAATTGTATGTAGCAGTTTCGAGGGTTAGTAATCCCGATGGTCTTAAGGTTTTAATATGTGGTGAATCTAGAGGCTTtttgaacactacacaaaatgtcgtttacaaagaaatttttaataatttgtaa
- the LOC115999344 gene encoding uncharacterized protein LOC115999344, with translation MDDILIYSKTFEDHERHLRITLQLLRNHRLYAKLSKCEFWNDGMGFLGHIITKEGILIDPANIKAVVEWSVPKIVTEVRSFLDLAGYYRRFVQDFSVLLRPRPTSQRRQPSFYGLMNVRELSTS, from the coding sequence ATGGATGATATCTTGATTTATTCAAAGACTTTCGAGGATCATGAAAGACACTTAAGAATTACCTTACAGTTGCTAAGAAACCACAGACTATATGCCAAGTTGTCAAAGTGTGAGTTTTGGAATGATGGCATGGGATTCTTGGGACAcataatcaccaaggaaggtATCTTAATTGATCCAGCAAATATTAAGGCAGTGGTGGAATGGTCTGTGCCTAAGATAGTGACTGAGGTGAGAAGCTTCCTGGATTTAGCAGGGTACTATCGGAGGTTTGTGCAGGATTTCTCAGTGTTATTGCGACCTCGACCAACCTCACAAAGAAGACAACCAAGTTTCTATGGACTAATGAATGTGAGAGAGCTTTCCACGAGTTGA